From the genome of Pectobacterium atrosepticum:
TACCGACCGTAAAAAGCGTCTGGAAGATCATCTGCCGCGTCTGGAAACCGTTTTGTTCCAGCAACAGTTGGGTTCATTGCGCGATAAAACCGACCGTATTCAGGCGTTGGCTGGCTGGGTTGCTGGCCAGATTGGTGCCGATGTGAATCATGCTACGCGCGCGGGCCTGCTGTCCAAGTGTGACCTGATGACCAACATGGTGTTCGAATTCACCGACACGCAGGGCGTGATGGGGATGCACTATGCGCGTCACGATGGCGAAGCGGAAGATGTTGCTGTTGCGTTGAATGAGCAGTATCAACCGCGCTTTGCGGGTGATGAACTGCCGTCTTCTGCGGTGGCTTGTGCGCTGGCTATTGCCGATAAAATGGATTCGCTGGCAGGAATTTTTGGCATCGGCCAACATCCAAAAGGCGACAAAGACCCGTTTGCACTGCGTCGTGCGGCCCTCGGCGTGTTGCGCATCATCGTCGAAAAACGTCTGCCGCTCGATTTGCAGACGCTGACCGAAGAAGCGGTGCGTTTGTATGGCACTAAGCTGACTAATACCAAGGTTGTGGATGAGGTGATTGAGTTTATGCTCGGTCGCTTCCGTGCCTGGTATCAGGAAGAAGGTCACAGCGTAGATACCATTCAGGCGGTATTGGCGCGTCGTCCAACCCGTCCGGCTGATTTCGATGCCCGCGTGAAAGCGGTTAGCCACTTCCGTTCGCTGGATGCAGCAGCGGCGCTGGCAGCGGCTAACAAACGCGTTTCCAACATTTTGGCTAAGTCTACCGATAAGCTGAATGAGAGCGTCAATGCTGCTGTATTGAAAGACGCGGCGGAAATTACGCTGGCAACGCACCTTGTCGTGCTGCGTGACAAACTGACGCCGCTGTTTGCTGAAGGCCGTTATCAGGAAGCGCTGGTTGAGCTGGCCTCACTGCGTGAACCTGTCGATGCATTCTTCGATCAGGTGATGGTAATGGCGGAAGATGAGCAGGTTCGAGTGAACCGCCTGACGCTGCTGAGCCAACTGCGTGAGCTGTTCTTGCAGGTTGCGGATATTTCTGTGCTGCAATAGGGACAACATAACCTTTCCCTAGGCTGTAAAATGAGCCTAGGGAAAGATCGTTTAGCTTTCTGAAAGAACCATACTGTTTTTTATTTGAATAAATGGTGTAAGTTGGGGATTGTTTTTCATATGCCCATGGTTGTCCTGATTAGAATGACATTCAATACAGAGTGCCTGTAAATTTTTGTTGTTATTATTATTTTTTTGCCCATCACGGTGGTGGACATGTAAAAATTTATTTAAATCTTTACGTGTAAGGTTTATGTTGCAAATTTCACATTGCCAGTTAACTGACTCTCGATATTGTTTTGATATTATTTGGAAATTTTTGGAGTAATCATTAATTGGAGCAGTAATATCATTATGCTCAGCATTGTATGTTGTTGCTGAGTTCGGATAAACAGTAAAGAATTCTCTTAGATCAAAAGTAGAAAAAATATTTTCTCTATCCTGATATTTTCTAGAGTAATTTTTCCAATTTAGCGTTTCGAGACAAAACTTACATACATCTAAGTTTTCTTCTCTGGTGACCCACTCTGTTTTTTCAGTATTCTGTGATTTTATCGTAAAAATTCCATCACTACGAGTGGCTGCAACGTATCTTCCACTTTTGTTATTTTCCCACATTCTCTGTAATGTTTTACAGTTTGCCAAATGATATTTTGGCAAACTCATGTTCCCACTGTAGGAAGCGACATCTCTTATATGAAGGATAACTCGGTTATCTTTATAATTAATAGTATGATCACTATTAATTTCTATTTCTAATATATCAACATCTTTTCCAGTTGTTGACAGTATTTTATCAAGAATAAGAGCATCCATTTTTATTTCGGTGATTGGTGGGATAATTTCTGCTTTCATTTCCTTGCGTAGATTATTGAAAATTGACGACTCAAGAAAATCGGGAAGTTGAGAGACGAGAAACGAATCCATTATATTTTATTCCCTTTCTCAACAATATTGGCCACCTGACGTTCAACATTTGTCCTGACACGAAACTCCACTCTTTGAGAGCGTGCACTGTCTTCAATTTGCGTTGGGGATGTAATCGTTTTTCCTTCTTTATCAATGGGTTTTGCTGAAGAAAACCCAATGGCTCGAACATGATTTTTAAACCAGCTTAAGGTGTTTTTAGAGTCTGAAACAGCAGGCATATTCATAATATATGACAGAGTTGTTCGAGTTCTTGACTGAGACAGTTCCATGTTATGAAAGTAAGCATCATTTTCACTTACACCAGTTCGCCACATCGTTGATGTATGTCCCTCAATACGTATTTCCTCAATGTTATCGATATATTTTTTATCAGTCATAATACCAAGGTAGCGAGGGATAAATTCATCTAAGATACTTTTAAATTCCGGCTTTAGCTCAGAGGAACTGGTTGTAAATAAAATATTTGGCTCCTGGAACCGTACTGTTAGATCCTCGTCGATTGTTGCGTGCCAACGTTTTAGATCATCCTTGAATTCGAGCTGTAATGCTTGACCAAGCCCCTGTAGGGTATTTTTATATACTGATGGAATCTTAACCATCTCCTGTACTTTTATCATATAGACAACGGAGATAAGTAAAAATATCATCATCAGAGAGGTCATTAAATCACTCAGGCTGATCCAAAAATCCTCTTTATCTGCTTTTTTGTGAGTCAGTAATGGATTATTCATCTGCTATCTCCTCAAATTCTCGGATAGGCGTACGACGTCTCTTAGTTTTTCTGTTAGAGGATCGTAATCCTGTACAAATTTAGAAGATAGTGCTCCTAATTGTTGGCCTAGGCTATCGAGAGATTTCTTCAACGCAGCAGCTAAAGCAGCATCCAATGTCTGAACTTGTTGTTCTGTTTTTTTATTTAGTTCGACAATATTATTGGTGACGTCTTCATTGTGTTTCTGCATATATTTAGTGAGATCTTGAGAAAGGCGGGTTATCTGCTCTTGTAGCTCAGTACCTGTTTTCTGAACAGATTTTTGCATTTCCTGATTTTGGTTTTTTATTGCATCGGACATCGCTTTCGAACTAC
Proteins encoded in this window:
- a CDS encoding glycine--tRNA ligase subunit beta is translated as MTDKTFLVEIGTEELPPKALRNLAESFAANFTAELDAANLAHGDVSWFAAPRRLALKVARLSASQPDREVEKRGPAISQAFDAEGKPTKAAEGWARGCGITVEQAERLTTDKGEWLLYRAHAKGEQAQALLAGMVSTALSKLPIPKLMRWSDKETQFVRPVHTVTLLLGEELIPGQVLGIHSARTIRGHRFMGEAEFTIDNAEQYPQILLERGKVVADYDARKAKIKADAEEAARKIGGNADLSDSLLEEVTSLVEWPVVLTAKFEEKFLAVPSEALVYTMKGDQKYFPVYDNSGNLLPHFIFVANIESKDPQQIISGNEKVVRPRLADAEFFFNTDRKKRLEDHLPRLETVLFQQQLGSLRDKTDRIQALAGWVAGQIGADVNHATRAGLLSKCDLMTNMVFEFTDTQGVMGMHYARHDGEAEDVAVALNEQYQPRFAGDELPSSAVACALAIADKMDSLAGIFGIGQHPKGDKDPFALRRAALGVLRIIVEKRLPLDLQTLTEEAVRLYGTKLTNTKVVDEVIEFMLGRFRAWYQEEGHSVDTIQAVLARRPTRPADFDARVKAVSHFRSLDAAAALAAANKRVSNILAKSTDKLNESVNAAVLKDAAEITLATHLVVLRDKLTPLFAEGRYQEALVELASLREPVDAFFDQVMVMAEDEQVRVNRLTLLSQLRELFLQVADISVLQ
- a CDS encoding OmpA family protein, with amino-acid sequence MNNPLLTHKKADKEDFWISLSDLMTSLMMIFLLISVVYMIKVQEMVKIPSVYKNTLQGLGQALQLEFKDDLKRWHATIDEDLTVRFQEPNILFTTSSSELKPEFKSILDEFIPRYLGIMTDKKYIDNIEEIRIEGHTSTMWRTGVSENDAYFHNMELSQSRTRTTLSYIMNMPAVSDSKNTLSWFKNHVRAIGFSSAKPIDKEGKTITSPTQIEDSARSQRVEFRVRTNVERQVANIVEKGNKI